In Candidatus Contubernalis alkalaceticus, the following proteins share a genomic window:
- the tnpB gene encoding IS66 family insertion sequence element accessory protein TnpB (TnpB, as the term is used for proteins encoded by IS66 family insertion elements, is considered an accessory protein, since TnpC, encoded by a neighboring gene, is a DDE family transposase.): MFGDISKAEKIYIACGYTDMRKAIDGLAAIVQQNFQLNPFQNSLFLFCGRRRDRIKALYWEEDGFVLLYKRLENGKFQWPMNAEAVRSITNQELRWLLEGLSIDQPKAVKKVKIEGGF, encoded by the coding sequence ATGTTCGGTGATATCTCCAAAGCCGAGAAAATATATATTGCTTGTGGTTATACTGACATGAGAAAGGCAATTGATGGACTTGCTGCTATCGTCCAACAAAACTTTCAGTTAAATCCCTTTCAGAACAGTTTGTTTCTCTTCTGTGGCCGGCGCCGCGATCGAATCAAAGCACTCTACTGGGAAGAAGATGGATTCGTGCTCCTGTACAAGCGATTAGAAAACGGAAAGTTCCAGTGGCCAATGAACGCCGAAGCAGTTCGTTCTATTACAAATCAGGAGCTTCGGTGGCTCTTGGAGGGACTTTCCATTGACCAACCAAAGGCCGTAAAAAAAGTTAAGATAGAGGGTGGTTTTTAA